The window ATGGCATCATTCAACCTCACCCCCTCTGACCCTTCAATGTTCATCCTAATGGGCATCCCTGGCCTGGAAGCTGCCCATGTCCtgatttccatccctttctctatGCTCTACCTTACTGGCCTGTTGGGAAATTTCATGGTTCTGTTTGTTGTAGGCAAAGAGGAGACTCTGCACACACCGATGTATCTGCTGATCTGTATGCTTGAGCTCACAGACATTGGCACATCTACCTCCATTGTGCCTAAAGCACTGTttatattttggttcaatttgaaaGGTATTACAGTGGGTGGCTGCCTCACGCAGATGCTCTTTTATCATGCTGTTAGTGTTATGCACTCAGCTGTCCTTGTGACAATGGCCTTCGACCGCTATCTTGCCATATGTAACCGTCTGAGATACTCCATCATCCTCACTAACAAAAGAATAGCtaagctaggactcctgggtgtGATAACAGCTGTTCTCTTTGTTCTGCCTGCATCCCTGCTCCTGAGCAGGCAGCCATTCTGTGCAAACCACATTATCCCCCATATGTACTGTGACCACATGGCTGTGGCAAAGATGTCGTGTGGGGACATCACTGTTAACAGGACGTACAACTTGTTGATAGTGTTTGTAGTCAATGGGTTAGACCTGACACTCATTGCCCTGTCCAATGGTCTGATCATCAGGGCTGTCCTCAGAAGCTCTTCCAGGAAAGCGCATCAGAAAGCCCTCAACACCTGCACAGCCCACATCTGTGTGATGCTGACGTCTTATACTCCCTCCCTCTTCTCTAACCTGACATATGAGTTTGGTCATGGCATTGCTCCCCATGTTCACATCATCTTGGCCAATGTCTATTTCCTCGTCCCCCCCATGCTCAACCCTATCATTAATGGGGTCAAAACCAAAGAGCTTCATGACAAAGTGGTTAAATACATCTGCAGAATGTGATCACCGGGGGCCATTGATTTTAATCCTATCTGACAAGAGGGGGAAAGGATATCTCCTTATTATTCAAGGATGCTCTGTCCCAGTTTGGCTGAGCTCAGCATTTTGGAAGTTCACAGTCTGAGAAGCTTCTGACACTTAGCATCTTATCACTTCATCATTGAGCACTGCTCTCTTCATTGCTGAGTTCCCTCTATCTGACCATCACCTGAACTCTTTCAATGTCATGCATCAGCCTCTAACCCTATACACCCTCTCATTCACACTTTCCATGACTTCCAGACCACAAGAAGATACTGCAGCTTTCTGAAGCAAGGTGGCTTTCCATTAGTCCCTGTGTGAGAAATGGAAGCTACACTTGCTGATAGCCAAGACAAATAAAATCTGCTGAACAAAATTTACCTGATTTTTGTATGTCCAATACTTCAGGAAGCCTGGAT of the Gopherus flavomarginatus isolate rGopFla2 chromosome 1, rGopFla2.mat.asm, whole genome shotgun sequence genome contains:
- the LOC127057053 gene encoding olfactory receptor 52P1-like, whose amino-acid sequence is MASFNLTPSDPSMFILMGIPGLEAAHVLISIPFSMLYLTGLLGNFMVLFVVGKEETLHTPMYLLICMLELTDIGTSTSIVPKALFIFWFNLKGITVGGCLTQMLFYHAVSVMHSAVLVTMAFDRYLAICNRLRYSIILTNKRIAKLGLLGVITAVLFVLPASLLLSRQPFCANHIIPHMYCDHMAVAKMSCGDITVNRTYNLLIVFVVNGLDLTLIALSNGLIIRAVLRSSSRKAHQKALNTCTAHICVMLTSYTPSLFSNLTYEFGHGIAPHVHIILANVYFLVPPMLNPIINGVKTKELHDKVVKYICRM